A single window of Dendropsophus ebraccatus isolate aDenEbr1 chromosome 5, aDenEbr1.pat, whole genome shotgun sequence DNA harbors:
- the MYL6 gene encoding myosin light polypeptide 6 isoform X1, whose protein sequence is MSDFSEDQIADFREAFALFDRTGDGRIVYNQCGDVMRALGQNPTNAEVLKVLGNPKAEELNTKTLGFDQFLPMMQTIAKNKDQGTTDDFIEGMRVFDKEGNGTVMGSEIRHVLVTLGEKMTEEEVEMLLSGHEDANGCINYEDFVRHIMSA, encoded by the exons ATG TCCGACTTCTCAGAGGATCAGATCGCCG ACTTCAGGGAGGCCTTCGCTCTCTTTGATCGCACTGGAGATGGCAGGATTGTATACAACCAGTGTGGGGATGTCATGCGGGCTCTGGGCCAGAACCCCACAAATGCTGAGGTTCTCAAAGTCTTAGGAAACCCTAAGGCTGAAG AGCTGAACACCAAGACACTTGGCTTTGATCAGTTCCTGCCCATGATGCAAACCATTGCAAAGAACAAGGACCAGGGCACAACAGACGACTTTATTGAGGGGATGAGAGTATTCGATAAGGAAGGCAATGGCACAGTGATGGGGTCAGAGATCCGTCATGTACTTGTCACACTAG GAGAAAAGATGACCGAGGAAGAGGTGGAGATGCTACTGTCTGGCCATGAAGATGCCAATGGGTGCATTAATTATGAAG ACTTTGTCAGACACATCATGTCGGCGTGA
- the MYL6 gene encoding myosin light polypeptide 6 isoform X2, giving the protein MSDFSEDQIADFREAFALFDRTGDGRIVYNQCGDVMRALGQNPTNAEVLKVLGNPKAEELNTKTLGFDQFLPMMQTIAKNKDQGTTDDFIEGMRVFDKEGNGTVMGSEIRHVLVTLGEKMTEEEVEMLLSGHEDANGCINYEELVRMVMSG; this is encoded by the exons ATG TCCGACTTCTCAGAGGATCAGATCGCCG ACTTCAGGGAGGCCTTCGCTCTCTTTGATCGCACTGGAGATGGCAGGATTGTATACAACCAGTGTGGGGATGTCATGCGGGCTCTGGGCCAGAACCCCACAAATGCTGAGGTTCTCAAAGTCTTAGGAAACCCTAAGGCTGAAG AGCTGAACACCAAGACACTTGGCTTTGATCAGTTCCTGCCCATGATGCAAACCATTGCAAAGAACAAGGACCAGGGCACAACAGACGACTTTATTGAGGGGATGAGAGTATTCGATAAGGAAGGCAATGGCACAGTGATGGGGTCAGAGATCCGTCATGTACTTGTCACACTAG GAGAAAAGATGACCGAGGAAGAGGTGGAGATGCTACTGTCTGGCCATGAAGATGCCAATGGGTGCATTAATTATGAAG AACTTGTCCGGATGGTAATGAGCGGCTGA